ATCGCGCCGGAAGGGACCCTGGTCGAGCAGTACAGCAGCGACCCGCTGACGCGCGCGCTGGGCAAGGCCCTGGGCGAGCGCGGCGGCGAAGTGCAGCTGCGCGACCTGGTGCGCGCACTGGATGCGGCGCGCGAGGACAAGCGCATCGAGCGCGTCGTGCTCGACCTGGACGAACTCGAGGCCGGTGGCTTCGCTTCGCTGCGCGAAGTCGCGCAGGCGGTGGCGCGGGTCAAGGCCAGCGGCAAGCAGGTCGTGGCGTTCGCCGAGATGATGGACCAGAAGCAGTACCTGCTGGCCGCGCAGGCCAACGAGGTCTACCTCGATCCGATGGGCGGGATGCTGCTGGAAGGCCTCGGCCGCTATCGCACGTACTACCGCCAGGGCCTGCAGGACAAGCTCGGTGTCGACGTGCACCTGTTCAAGGTCGGCGAGTACAAGTCGGCGGCCGAGCCGTACGTGCTCGACGCGGCGTCGCCGGAAGCGAAGGAAGCCGACCTGTTCTGGATGAACGACCTCTGGCAGCGCTACCTGGGCGACGTCGCCAAGGCGCGCAAGCTCGATGTCGCGCAGCTGGCACAGGGCATCGAGCAGATGCCGGTCGGCATCGCCGATGCCCAGGGCGACCTGGCCAAGTTCGCGCTGCGGACCCGGCTGGTCGACGGCCTGAAGACCCGCGAGGAGGTCGACGACCTGCTGATCCAGCGCGGTGTCGCCGATGACGATGCCGACGGCGGTTTCCGCCAGGCCTCGCTCGACGAGTACCTGGTGCAGCTGGACAGCGGCCTGGACGCCGTCGATCTGCGCCGCCCGCAGGTGGCCGTGATCGTGGCCGAAGGCGAGATCCAGGGCGGCGAGCAGCCGCCGGGCACGGTCGGTGGCGTGTCCACCGCGGCCCTGCTGCGCGAAGCGCGCGACGACGAGAACGTGAAGGCCGTGGTCCTGCGCGTCGACTCGCCCGGTGGCGAGGTGTTCGCTTCCGAGCAGATCCGCCGCGAAGTGGTCGCGCTGAAGAAGGCCGGCAAGCCGGTAACGGTGTCGATGGGTGACCTGGCCGCTTCGGGCGGTTACTGGATATCGATGGATGCCGACCGCATCTACGCCGATGCCTCGACCATCACCGG
Above is a genomic segment from Lysobacter sp. S4-A87 containing:
- the sppA gene encoding signal peptide peptidase SppA, translating into MNDTPRRGPIARFFVGLWDAMNFTRRLVLNLVFFFLLFLFLAIMMSGPRTKPLLDRTTLVIAPEGTLVEQYSSDPLTRALGKALGERGGEVQLRDLVRALDAAREDKRIERVVLDLDELEAGGFASLREVAQAVARVKASGKQVVAFAEMMDQKQYLLAAQANEVYLDPMGGMLLEGLGRYRTYYRQGLQDKLGVDVHLFKVGEYKSAAEPYVLDAASPEAKEADLFWMNDLWQRYLGDVAKARKLDVAQLAQGIEQMPVGIADAQGDLAKFALRTRLVDGLKTREEVDDLLIQRGVADDDADGGFRQASLDEYLVQLDSGLDAVDLRRPQVAVIVAEGEIQGGEQPPGTVGGVSTAALLREARDDENVKAVVLRVDSPGGEVFASEQIRREVVALKKAGKPVTVSMGDLAASGGYWISMDADRIYADASTITGSIGIFGLIPTIPRALDKIGVHSDGVGTTRFAGAFDITRPLQPEVGQVIQSVIDKGYRDFTGRVATARNKPVEQVDSIARGRVWSGEQAKERGLVDELGGLQQAIDFAATKAKLEKDSYHVRYIEKAATPFERFFTGFIGSRAGGAWLRESDIARSLLAKASPQAAADLRFLEGAIQPTRGVPVKALAYCFCGL